The genome window TTGACGGAACCGTGAAATCTCATGATTGAAAAGGACCGAAATATTCAACATAGCGCATTGACTTGCTGAGTATTGATGAGTTGTTAGCATAGTCGTGGCTTAACTGAGGCCATACAGATCTACCGAGACACGATTCAACAGCGAATACTTATCAGCTAGGGTTCAAACTaatgtcttcttctttaacAAACAACTGCATCTGAACAGTTTGTGACTAACTCGACAATTgtataaaaaaataaaaaaaactgactgactgactgacgTCTTTCAGCATTGTTCAGGTGAAATAGTGATAGACTCATCTCCACTATTTAAATGCGACATTACATATTTGAGGGGGCTAGAAATCTACTAAAAGAGCACCTCGAGTCAAGCAGCACGTGGACATTCCAGAGACCGACTTTTCCTTTAACAAAggcattctcatcatcttcattgttCCTGGTGACGATTACGAGTCAAATAAATTAGGGGACACGCCAAGAAAAGCCAAGATTAGACAAGCGTTGGCctttcttggtgttgcagGGGAACTGACCACACCCACTTTCTACTGCCAGCCTTTTTTGTTTCGATTAATGTTGATCGTTTGTTAGTTGATGCTGGCCACGTTATAGCAGCTGTGACTTGGTTGTGTGATATTCATTGATATTCATGAGGCCATCACTTGTATCACACAGACCTGTTGGCACCCACTACCTTATGCGAGAGAATCACACTGAGTAAAGACAACAAGTATTATCTGAGAAATGCAATTTTATATGGCGTCTCGGCGTCTAATCAAGCATCTTGGCCCCCAGCCTAAAACAAGAGACCGGCCCAAAGCCAAGACCGCTGCGCCATCATCCACACGCCAAAGCGTGGCTCTTTGTGATGCCCTCAACTTCCCAAAGCAGCATGGCCAGGCCGTTCCCTTTATTAACCACTCTCAATAAGTCATCTGACGCCTGTAATTGGCCAAGACTCTAGAGCCCCCTCGTAGCCTGAAACAAATACACCACCAACCTATCTTGGCCATCTTTGTACTGCGCTATGAGCTACGCTTGCTAGGCTTGGTTGTGCCAGGAACAGAATTGAGATCTGCTGCCCAGACTTGGGGGAGACGCTGGGCTCTGTTACCCCTTTGAGTCCTGCAGAAGTGTAGTAGTTGTGTTATTTGGATCCTCTTTAATATCGCCCATCTCCCCACTGAAGGATGGAaatcctcctcatccttcgaGTTCCCCCCAGAGGTTGGTACTGAAACATATCAGTCGTTCATTGTCGGCATTTCTTGCTTTTGAACTATACACTCTTTTGTCTTTACTTCTAGTCACTCCTTAAAATCTGCTGGAATCTCTGTTGTCTTTTGAGTCCACTCTTTGAAGACATACACCAAAACACTCCTTGCAGTTGTCTATATCGACGATCTCAACGACTCGAGAATAGGTCTCAAAATATCTTAAGTCAATCAGGCTGAATAGATTAGAGAGTTGAAACCATGAAGGTCACTAATCTTTCCATTCTGGCTTACACGGGCCTCGCCACAGCCCTCACACAGCAATGCTCTGGCAGCGCCGTCAACGAAGGCGGAAACTGGTTCTGTGGTGTTATTGATCAGATTCTCTATGAGGGATTCTCCAGCAGTGGAAGCTTCAAGGCTGTTACAAAGATGGGAGATGATGGATCTTGTGATCAGGAGCCCTTTTCTTACGACGGTGCTCTTGGACCTCTGAGTGAGGATGTAAGTTGACCGTCACTCAACTATTTCACATTATAAACTAACAAAACATAGCTGTCTGTCCACATTCGGGGCCCCTTCAACCTCAAGGAATTCGCAGTCTACAACCTCGGTTCCAGCGAGAAGAAGCGTGACTCTGCTCCCTCTCCTCACCTCCACGGCCATCGTCATTTCCACGAAcagcgcaagaagaagcgtgGGGACTGGGTCACTGCCACCATCGACGGACAAGTCGTATCCTGGGAGAACACTTATAACGGAAGCCCTGCTACCCAGGCTGCTCCCGTTGATATCCCTGCTGCCCCTACCGACGCTATGAACGTcgtcgatgagaagaagcccatgaAGCTAAAGGCTGACCCCTTGCCTGGACtggacaagatcaagagcaAGGTTGAAAATGTCAAAGGCAAGGTGGACCAGGTCAAGAGCAAGGCGACCTCAAAGGCAAAGGAGTACACTGCTACTCCTAGTGGACACTGGAAGCGCACTGCTTACTACAACGCTCAGCGACGTGTTGCTGATAATGTTATCTTCATGGGTAACTATGGTGGTGAGGGCTCCGGAGTCTTTGACAAGTAAGTTACTGTCACTCTTCAATATGCCTTTATACTGACTGAGTATAGCACTTGGGGTAACTCTCTCTCTTACCTCAACGCCAACGGAAACGGTGGCTCCTCTTCTCCCAAGATCCTGAAGGACGTCTTCATCCCTTCCAACAAAGAATTCTCCATCTTCAGCTCTGAGAAGTGTGACGAGAGCTGCGGTTACTCTCGTGTCCCTGATGTTGCCTACAGTATGCTACCTCCCCCTCAACCCAGATATAACACTCACTAACCCCCTTACAGAGGGATTCTCCGGCTCAAACAagatcttcctcttcaacttcaagatGCCCTTCGATGGCAATACCGGCTTCAACGGCGACATGCCCGCCCTCTGGGCTCTCAACGGCCGCATTCCCAGAACTGGCCAATACAGCGGATGCAGCTGCTGGAAGACAGGCTGTGGTGAGGTCGACATCTACGAGGTCCTTGCTACTGGCGATGATAAGTGCAAGAGCACATTCCACTTGACAAACGGCGCTGGAAGCTCTGATTACTTCAAGCGACCTGCCGACAAGTACATCAAGGTTGCTGTTGTGTTCTGTGAGCGTACGTCGAGCGTCGCTATCAAGCAGTTGGATGATACCTTTGACTTTGGATCATCTCTGAGCGATGAGACTGTGAGGGACTGGATTAAGACCATGTCTACCCCTAAGAAGGGAAGCAGCCTGTTCCAGCTGTCTATTTCTGTGTAAGGGTGAGACCTGAGTTGGATCTGTTCGCTGTTGGTTTGATTTGAATATTTGATACCTATTCTTTTGAAcatatatattaagatacCAGTTGAGAATTGTTCCATAACTGGCCCACCATAAACTCACTTGTGTTGTCATCTTATCATTCTTGCAAAGTCTAGATAGTCTGCATGAATGCGATATATCGTCTATTGTTCTATACAGCTTTTTAGCGTATAGCCATTGTTACAATATTATACAGTTCCATCATTCATACATCATCGCAATGATTAGAGTCTACTAATAGTACAAACCCTCCAGAGTTGGTCTATGAGCTCTTGGGGCTCACCTGCTTATCTTCTTCGAGCTTCTTATCTTCTTCAGAGCTTGTCTTGTTCTCCTCTGCTGCTGAAAGTCCAACAACATTTCTTATCGTACCAAAGCTTAGACAGTCGCTGATGCGGTTGGCACCAGAAAACAGCATGACCATACGCTCAACACCACATCCCCAGCCGCCAGTAGGGGGCAGGCCATAGTCGAGAGCCTTGACATAACTTTGATCGAGGGGAGCAGCGTCGCCGTCCTCGTCTTCAAAAGGCTCATCCAGAGCTTCCTCAACAGTTGCTTCGCCTTCAGACGCCTCATTATGTTCAATGGCAATGCTACCGTCATCCTTGTTGACGAGGTTTCGGTGGTCGAGCAGCTTACGCTTCTGCTCTTCGGGGTCGTTTTCCTCTTCGTACATGTTTGCCAATTCACGGCCACCAATGAAGAGTTCTGCGCGGGCAGATACTAACTGATAAGTTTGTGGACAAAGGAAGCTCTTCGCAAGAGGCGACATGCAGGCGGGATGGTTCATGATAAGGATAGGCTCCGTGAATGACATAGGTTCCAGGTAAACGGCAGCCAGACGATCAAGCAGCTTGGCCAGCGAGGTAGGCACCTCACCTGGCACCTTGATACCAGCAAGCTTTAGGATAGCCAGGAGTTCTGGTAGAGCATCTGGAGATGAGAGCTTGGGCAGACGAAGCCCAAGGGCTTCTTGGAGTGCGGGAACGAACTCGACCCGCTTAAAAGGTCGCACAAACTGTTTCATGTCGATGGAAGGCAGAGATGTGAGTTGGGTAGAGATGAGATCCTGGGAGTGTTGGGCAAGACTGCAGAGAATCTCCTCGGTCTGGTTGATCAAGTCCTCCAGGTTACTATAGGCACTGTAGAACTCACACATAGTAAACTCCGGATTGTGTGTCGCGTCAACACCCTCGTTACGGAACGAAGGTCCAATCTCAAAGACCTTGTCGACGCCTCCAATAACGAGGCGCTTGAGCCATAACTCGGGGGCAATGCGTAAGGCGAGATCTTTATCCTTGAACTCCGTGGCTCTCGTAACAAAAGGGCGGGCCACTGCACCGCCAGCGTTTTCAGCGAGAATCGGTGTCTGGAACTCGAGGAACTTTCTTGAGTGAAAGTATTCACGCATGTGCTTGGTGATCTCGGCGCGCAGTCGGAGGACATCAATTGCTTGTCGGTTCACCAGCATATCAACATGACGTTCTTGCATTCTGGTTTTGGGATCGGTGAGTTTCTCTGGGATCTGCTCCATGGTAGGAGACAGAAGTTCAGGCAAAGTCTTGGCCTCCATGGTGAGTTCGCCGGCTTTAGTACGAACCGGTATACCAACGACAGCTGCCAGGCTGTAAGCATCTGGGATACAACAGGATAAACATTAGGGATCCTACATATGTGGTCGCCCACTTCTATTAAATTTCTCAACATTCCGAACTTCAAACTCCTTGCCTCCTCTTCTACCATGCACTTTGACCGGTTGAGCATGACCTGTAGACGCTCAAATTCATTCACGATGTCGAGAAAGATAAGATTCTTTCCGACGACGCGCTTGGATCGAACACGGCCACAAACGCTGATGTACTTGGAATCGTCAAGGGCATCTCGAAAAGCTTCATGAAACTCAGGCACCGTCTTACGCTCTGCATGATGGATGAGGCGAGGGTGTGTCTCTTCGAATAGAGGATCCTCGCTCTCTTTCTCCGCCAAGAGCTCAGTTCGGCGCTGTTGCTTGAAAGACGAGTATCCCTCCAGGCCATCTTGGCTCCTAGCAGCCGAAGTAGCTAGGGACCTCCCATATGCCACGCTTTGTGAACCCCATAATGTCCTTGAGGAATTGCCACAGCTGAGCGCATGTGAGCAACGAGCACTTGTGGTTTGGGAGATCGACTGTATTAAAGGCCGGC of Fusarium oxysporum Fo47 chromosome I, complete sequence contains these proteins:
- a CDS encoding putative TOS1-like glycosyl hydrolase-domain-containing protein, which gives rise to MKVTNLSILAYTGLATALTQQCSGSAVNEGGNWFCGVIDQILYEGFSSSGSFKAVTKMGDDGSCDQEPFSYDGALGPLSEDLSVHIRGPFNLKEFAVYNLGSSEKKRDSAPSPHLHGHRHFHEQRKKKRGDWVTATIDGQVVSWENTYNGSPATQAAPVDIPAAPTDAMNVVDEKKPMKLKADPLPGLDKIKSKVENVKGKVDQVKSKATSKAKEYTATPSGHWKRTAYYNAQRRVADNVIFMGNYGGEGSGVFDNTWGNSLSYLNANGNGGSSSPKILKDVFIPSNKEFSIFSSEKCDESCGYSRVPDVAYKGFSGSNKIFLFNFKMPFDGNTGFNGDMPALWALNGRIPRTGQYSGCSCWKTGCGEVDIYEVLATGDDKCKSTFHLTNGAGSSDYFKRPADKYIKVAVVFCERTSSVAIKQLDDTFDFGSSLSDETVRDWIKTMSTPKKGSSLFQLSISV